The following is a genomic window from Enterobacteriaceae endosymbiont of Donacia sparganii.
ACAAAATTTGTTTGTTATAAAAAGAAATGGATGTAAAGAGTTAATAAATATAGATAAAATAAATATAGTATTATCTCGTGCAGCACAAAATTTAAAAAAAATATCTTTATCACAAATACAAAAACAATTATGTTTACAATTATATAATAAAATTAGTACGGTAAATATTCATAATATTATAATTAAAATTACATCAGATCTTATTTCAGAAGAAAATCCTGATTATCAATATATGGCAGCTAAATTAGCTATTTCATATCTAAGAAAAGAAGCATATGGACAATTTACCCCACCTAAATTATATAATCATATAAAAAATATGGTTTATTTAAAAAAATATGATAAATTTATTTTAGAAAAATATACAAAAAAAGATTTTTACTTAATGGAAAAATTTCTTAATCATAATCGTGATATGACTTTTTCTTATGCAGCAGTAAAACAATTAGAAGGAAAATATTTAATTAAAGATCGAATAACAGGAAAAATTTATGAAAGTGCTCAATTTTTATATATATTAATTTCAGCTTATTTATTCGCTAAATATCCACTTAATAAAAGAATAATTTATATAAAGAATTTTTATAATGCTATTTCTACTTTTAAAATTTCTTTACCAACACCAATTATGTCTGGTGTACGTACTCTTACAAAACAATTTAGTTCATGTATTTTAATTGAATGTGGAGATAATATAGATTCCATAAATGCTACTACTAGTAGTATAGTAAAATATGTATCTCAGAAAGCAGGTATTGGTATTAATGCAGGAAGAATTCGTGCTTTAGGAAGTCCTATTAGAAATGGAGAAGCATTCCATACAGGATGTATTCCGTTTTATAAGCATTTTCAAACAGCAATTAAATCCTGTTCTCAAGGAGGGGTAAGAGGAGGAGCTGGAACTTTGTTTTATCCTTTATGGCATTTAGAAATTACTAATTTATTAGTTTTAAAAAATAATAGAGGAGTAGAAAATAATAGAGTAAGACATTTAGATTATGGTGTACAAATTAATAAACTATTATATCAACGTTTAATTGATGGAGAGAAAATTACTTTATTTAGTCCTTCAGATGTTCCTAAACTATATGAATATTTTTTTTCAAATCAAAAAAAATTTAATAATCTTTATAAAAAATATGAAAAAGATATTACAATTAGAAAAAAAAAAATTAGTGCTATTAATTTATTTTCGTTAATGATGCAAGAACGTACTTCAACAGGAAGAATATATATTCAAAATGTTGATCATTGTAATACCCATTCTCCATTTAATCCTAAAATTGCTCCTATAAAACAATCAAATCTTTGTTTAGAAATTACTCTTCCAACAAAAATTCTAAATAAAATTGATGATCCGGATGGAGAAATAGGATTATGTACTTTAGCTGCGTTTAATTTAGGAAAAATAAAAAATTTAAAAGAAATAAAAAATTTATCAGACTTAATAGTAAGAGCATTAAATTGTTTATTAGACTATCAAACTTATTTAATTCCTGCTGCAAAAAATTCAGCTTTAGGTCGTAGACCATTAGGTATAGGAGTAATTAATTTTGCTTATTATTTAGCAAAAAATAATGTACGTTATTCTGATAATAGTGCAAATAATTTAACACATAAAACATTTGAAACTATACAATATTATTTATTAAAAGCATCTAATAATTTAGCTAAAAAAGAAGGATCTTGCCCCTTATTTCAGGAAACAAATTATTCAAAAGGTATATTACCTATTGATACTTATAAAAAGTATATTGATAATATTCATACAGAAAATTTACATCATAATTGGGAAAAATTAAGAAAAAACATAAAAAAATATGGATTACGAAATTCTACTTTATCTGCTTTAATGCCCTCTGAAACTTCTTCTCAAATATCTAATGCTACTAATGGAATTGAACCACCTAGAGGATTTATTAGTATAAAAACATCCAAAAATGGTATTTTAAAACAAGTAGTTCCTGAATTTTTAAAATTAAAAAAAAAATATGAATTATTATGGAATATACCTAATAATAATGGATATTTAAATTTAATAGGTATAATGCAAAAATTTATTGATCAATCTATTTCTTCAAATATAAATTATGATCCAACTCGTTTTAATAAAAATAAAATACCAATGCAACAATTATTAGAAGACCTATTAACTTCTTATCAATTAGGTATTAAAACTTTATATTATCAAAATACTAGAGATGGAGCAAAAGATGTACAAAATGAAAATATTTTAGAAAAAAATAATATGTGTTTTAATGGAACTTGTATAATTTAATTTTAAAATAATTTATAATTAAAATTTGGATAATAATATTATGAGTTATACTACTTTTTCAAAAAAAAAAAATAATCAATTAAAAGAACCTATGTTTTTGGGACAATCTGTAAATATTGCACGTTATGATCAACAAAAACATTATATTTTTGAATATTTAATTGAAAAACAATTGAGTTTTTTTTGGAGACCTGAAGAAATAGATATATCATATGATCGAATTAATTACCAAAATTTAAAAAAAAACGAAAAACATATATTCATTAGTAATTTAAAATATCAAACTTTATTAGATTCTATTCAAGGTAGAAGTCCAAATATAGCACTACTTCCTTTAATTTCTATACCAGAACTAGAAACATGGGTAGAAACATGGTCTTTTTTTGAAACAATACATTCTAGATCTTATACTCATATAATTAGAAATATTGTAAATGATCCATCATTAATTTTTGATGACATTGTTACTAATAATAATATTATTCTTCGAACAAATGATATTATAAAATATTATGATGAACTTATTGAAATGACTAATTATTGGCATTTATTAGGTGAAGGTACTTTTTTAATAAACAAAAAAAAAATTATAATTAGTTTATATGATTTAAAAAAAAAATTATACTTATGCTTAATAAATATTTATATTTTAGAGGCAATAAGATTTTATGTAAGTTTTGTATGTTCCTTTGCTTTTGCTGAAAGATCTTTAATGGAAGGTAATGCAAAAATTATTAGATTTATAGCACGTGATGAATATTTACATTTAAAAGGTACTCAATATATTATAAATTTAATGAGACAAGGAAAAGAAGATCAAGACATGGAAAAAATTTCTATTGAATGTCAAAAAAAGTGTTATCAATTATTTATTAATGCATCTATACAAGAACAAAAATGGGCAGAATATTTATTCTCTAATGGTTCTTTAATAGGATTAAATAAAAATATTTTATGTCAATATATTCAATATATTACTAATATTAGAATGGAAAAAATTGGACTTAAAAGTCCGTTTACAATTATAAAAAATCCTCTTCCATGGATTAATTCTTGGTTAATTTCAGATAATGTTCAAATGGCACCTCAAGAGGTTGAAGTCAGCTCCTATTTAGTAGGACAAATTGATTCTACAGTAGATCTTAAAAAATTTAAAAATTTTAAATTATAGTTTATTAATTTTATGACTGTTATAAAAATAATTTATAACAGTCATAATATATATTAAATTATAAAAAATAGTTTTTAATAAAAAATTTTTTATTTTATTAAAAAATAAAAAGAATAAAAAGATATTATCAATAAAATAAAACAAAAAAATTTTTCTATTTTATTTAAAAATAAAATATTTGGATTAATAATTTTAGTTATTAATAAAAATATTAATCCAGGAATATATAATATTAATGATAATAATAAATTTAAGAATCCTGCTGCATATAATAACCATATAGTATAAATACAGGAACCAAGACTTATAAATAAGTTAAATTTATTTTTTTTTTTAAAAGATATTTTAAATAAATATGCTCCAATTAAAAAATATGGTATTAATATCATTTCAGATGCAATAGTTAATAATTTATTATAATCTAATTTAGTTATTCCAATTAATATTAAACATATTTGCATACTTATATTAGTAAACCATAAAGCATATATTGGAGCTTGATTATTATTTTGTCTAGATAAAATTTTAGGAAAAATATTATTTTTAGCAGCTATCCATGGTACTTCTGCTGCCATAATAGTCCAACTAAGATAAGAACCACATACTGATATTATTAATCCTAATAATATAAATATATTTCCCCATTTTCCTATTAAAACTGTCATTATTCCTGCCATAGAAGGATTTTTCATACTTGCTAAATCTATTCTACTTATAATACCAAAAGGTAATAAAGTTACTAATAAATATATAAATAATGCAATAATAACTGCTAATAAAGTAGCTTTACCTACATCATTTTTATTTTTTGCTTTAGATGATAAAATAACAGCACCTTCTACTCCAATAAATACCCATAAGGTAATTAACATTATATTTTTTATTTGTTTCCAAATAGGAATATTTAAATAAGATTCTGTTAAATTTATATTAAATTTTTTAAAATTAAAAGCAACAAAAGATAAAAATATAAAAATAATTAAAG
Proteins encoded in this region:
- the nrdB gene encoding class Ia ribonucleoside-diphosphate reductase subunit beta, with amino-acid sequence MSYTTFSKKKNNQLKEPMFLGQSVNIARYDQQKHYIFEYLIEKQLSFFWRPEEIDISYDRINYQNLKKNEKHIFISNLKYQTLLDSIQGRSPNIALLPLISIPELETWVETWSFFETIHSRSYTHIIRNIVNDPSLIFDDIVTNNNIILRTNDIIKYYDELIEMTNYWHLLGEGTFLINKKKIIISLYDLKKKLYLCLINIYILEAIRFYVSFVCSFAFAERSLMEGNAKIIRFIARDEYLHLKGTQYIINLMRQGKEDQDMEKISIECQKKCYQLFINASIQEQKWAEYLFSNGSLIGLNKNILCQYIQYITNIRMEKIGLKSPFTIIKNPLPWINSWLISDNVQMAPQEVEVSSYLVGQIDSTVDLKKFKNFKL
- a CDS encoding basic amino acid/polyamine antiporter, yielding MNKKLNLISLTSLVLSSMLGAGVFSLPQNIAMIASPFALIIGWSITGIGIIFLATTLLLLNQLKPNFKGGIFSYAKDGFGNLIGFYSAWGYWLCAIIANITYLVIVFSAISFFIDTPNNIILGNGNTWQAILGASILLWLIHILLINGTQTASIINIITTLCKLIPLIIFIFLSFVAFNFKKFNINLTESYLNIPIWKQIKNIMLITLWVFIGVEGAVILSSKAKNKNDVGKATLLAVIIALFIYLLVTLLPFGIISRIDLASMKNPSMAGIMTVLIGKWGNIFILLGLIISVCGSYLSWTIMAAEVPWIAAKNNIFPKILSRQNNNQAPIYALWFTNISMQICLILIGITKLDYNKLLTIASEMILIPYFLIGAYLFKISFKKKNKFNLFISLGSCIYTIWLLYAAGFLNLLLSLILYIPGLIFLLITKIINPNILFLNKIEKFFCFILLIISFYSFYFLIK
- the nrdA gene encoding class 1a ribonucleoside-diphosphate reductase subunit alpha — translated: MKQNLFVIKRNGCKELINIDKINIVLSRAAQNLKKISLSQIQKQLCLQLYNKISTVNIHNIIIKITSDLISEENPDYQYMAAKLAISYLRKEAYGQFTPPKLYNHIKNMVYLKKYDKFILEKYTKKDFYLMEKFLNHNRDMTFSYAAVKQLEGKYLIKDRITGKIYESAQFLYILISAYLFAKYPLNKRIIYIKNFYNAISTFKISLPTPIMSGVRTLTKQFSSCILIECGDNIDSINATTSSIVKYVSQKAGIGINAGRIRALGSPIRNGEAFHTGCIPFYKHFQTAIKSCSQGGVRGGAGTLFYPLWHLEITNLLVLKNNRGVENNRVRHLDYGVQINKLLYQRLIDGEKITLFSPSDVPKLYEYFFSNQKKFNNLYKKYEKDITIRKKKISAINLFSLMMQERTSTGRIYIQNVDHCNTHSPFNPKIAPIKQSNLCLEITLPTKILNKIDDPDGEIGLCTLAAFNLGKIKNLKEIKNLSDLIVRALNCLLDYQTYLIPAAKNSALGRRPLGIGVINFAYYLAKNNVRYSDNSANNLTHKTFETIQYYLLKASNNLAKKEGSCPLFQETNYSKGILPIDTYKKYIDNIHTENLHHNWEKLRKNIKKYGLRNSTLSALMPSETSSQISNATNGIEPPRGFISIKTSKNGILKQVVPEFLKLKKKYELLWNIPNNNGYLNLIGIMQKFIDQSISSNINYDPTRFNKNKIPMQQLLEDLLTSYQLGIKTLYYQNTRDGAKDVQNENILEKNNMCFNGTCII